In the genome of Victivallis lenta, one region contains:
- the folD gene encoding bifunctional methylenetetrahydrofolate dehydrogenase/methenyltetrahydrofolate cyclohydrolase FolD, giving the protein MAAKIIDGKAIAAEVNEETRRRVEALRAAGRIPGLAVVLVGDDPASQVYVNAKAKKCAELGIHSDKRVLPADATMEQVLELIGELNRDPRIDGILVQSPPPPQIDEEKVIAAIDPAKDVDCFSERNVGKLLIGKEDGFRPCTPWGVMLLLEKSGIDPAGKHAVVIGRSNIVGKPMAALLMQKAKGANATVTVVHSGTPDIARFTRDADILIAAIGKPEFVRGDMIKPGAAVIDVGINRTPNPAGGRDKLVGDVKFDEAVEVAGAVTPVPGGVGPMTIAVLMSNAVTACERRK; this is encoded by the coding sequence ATGGCGGCAAAGATCATTGACGGCAAAGCGATTGCGGCGGAGGTGAACGAGGAGACCCGGCGCCGGGTCGAAGCGCTCAGGGCGGCGGGACGGATTCCGGGACTGGCGGTAGTGCTGGTCGGAGACGACCCGGCATCGCAGGTCTACGTGAATGCGAAGGCGAAGAAATGCGCTGAGCTCGGCATTCACTCCGACAAGCGCGTGCTGCCGGCGGATGCGACGATGGAGCAGGTTCTGGAGCTGATCGGGGAATTGAACCGCGATCCGCGCATCGACGGGATTCTCGTTCAGTCGCCGCCGCCGCCGCAGATCGACGAGGAGAAGGTCATCGCCGCGATCGACCCGGCCAAGGACGTCGACTGCTTCAGCGAGCGCAATGTCGGGAAGCTGCTGATCGGCAAGGAGGACGGTTTCCGGCCCTGTACGCCGTGGGGCGTCATGCTGCTGCTGGAGAAATCCGGGATCGACCCGGCCGGGAAGCATGCGGTCGTCATCGGCCGTTCGAACATCGTCGGCAAGCCGATGGCGGCGCTGCTGATGCAGAAGGCGAAAGGGGCGAATGCGACGGTGACCGTCGTTCACTCCGGCACGCCGGACATCGCGCGTTTCACGCGGGACGCCGATATCCTGATCGCCGCCATCGGCAAGCCGGAGTTCGTCCGGGGAGACATGATCAAGCCGGGCGCTGCCGTGATCGACGTCGGCATCAACCGGACTCCGAATCCGGCCGGCGGCCGGGACAAGCTGGTCGGCGACGTGAAGTTCGACGAAGCGGTCGAAGTCGCCGGAGCCGTTACGCCGGTTCCGGGCGGCGTCGGCCCGATGACCATTGCCGTGCTGATGAGCAATGCGGTCACCGCCTGCGAACGGAGAAAATAG